The Pseudomonas asiatica sequence ACCCCCTCCCAGTTTGGGCAAGCGTTAAACTACACCTTCAGCCGGTAAGATCTCGACAACTTCCAGGTCATACCCTGCCAAACCGATGAACTTAGCGGGAGAGCCCATGTTCCGAATTTTCTTTACCCCCAGATCCTGCAAAATCTGAGCCCCCGTGCCTAGCTCAGCATAAGTGCGGGAATGAGCCCGCTGGCATTTACGACTAGGCGTGGTTAATTGAGGCACACGCTCAAGCAAAGCTTGAGACGTTTCATGTGTGGCGAGTATCACCACTACACCATGCCCTACCGAAGCGACTTTCTCCAAAGCCCCCCATAGCGTCCAGCTACTGGGGATGGTGCATTCGGCTCCAACCAGGTCGCATAGAGGATCTATGGCATGCACTCTTACCAAAGTGGGTTCATCGCCATGTAATCGCCCCATGACCATGGCCATGTGAACACCACCCTCTATGACGTCCTCATAGGTCACCAAGCGAAAGATGCCATGTACCGTTGGTAATTCCCGCTCGCCGATACGCACAACCGTGCGCTCTGTCGTCAGGCGGTGATGGATCAGGTCAGCGATAGTTCCGATTTTGATGCCATGCCTCTCGGCGAATGCTTCAAGATCACCTCGGCGCGCCATGCTCCCATCATCGTTCATCACTTCCACAATT is a genomic window containing:
- the ribBA gene encoding bifunctional 3,4-dihydroxy-2-butanone-4-phosphate synthase/GTP cyclohydrolase II, giving the protein MPFNTIEEIIDDFRQGKLVLLVDDEDRENEGDLLIAAEKCTPDIINFMAREARGLICLTLTDDHCVRLGLEQMVPSNRGAFTTAFTVSIEAAHGVTTGISAADRAHTVLTAVHPDSTADDLVQPGHIFPLRAREGGVLTRAGHTEAGCDLARLAGLTPASVIVEVMNDDGSMARRGDLEAFAERHGIKIGTIADLIHHRLTTERTVVRIGERELPTVHGIFRLVTYEDVIEGGVHMAMVMGRLHGDEPTLVRVHAIDPLCDLVGAECTIPSSWTLWGALEKVASVGHGVVVILATHETSQALLERVPQLTTPSRKCQRAHSRTYAELGTGAQILQDLGVKKIRNMGSPAKFIGLAGYDLEVVEILPAEGVV